From the Priestia koreensis genome, one window contains:
- a CDS encoding carotenoid biosynthesis protein, producing MANGVYRFFLIWYICGLLLVGFDILPPWLEWANAVFLYVSGLLAFIYLAKTYGKWLALGVSVFVMASSIFAEGLGVHYGLIFGQYHYEKDFGIQVYGVPLTIGTAWLMVVVTSRVIVRRMMPRAGWFFYTIITSILAVIMDLMIDPVAYVIKEYWIWSGTGGYYGIPLQNFFGWFFVSAVIQTVLYAVLKKRSSVHSETWEKRMVVLYILIVSMFGFISLMEGLYMALLVTGIPLLVMMSLYAKGVRQIDLSEKESIL from the coding sequence GTGGCAAACGGTGTTTATCGGTTTTTTCTCATTTGGTACATATGTGGCTTACTACTAGTAGGCTTTGATATACTGCCGCCTTGGCTAGAATGGGCGAACGCGGTGTTTCTCTATGTAAGTGGTCTGCTTGCGTTTATCTATTTAGCAAAAACATACGGAAAATGGCTAGCGCTCGGGGTATCTGTTTTCGTCATGGCGTCGTCGATTTTTGCAGAAGGTCTTGGCGTTCATTACGGATTAATTTTCGGTCAGTATCATTACGAAAAGGACTTTGGCATTCAAGTATACGGTGTTCCGCTAACCATTGGAACCGCATGGCTCATGGTCGTTGTGACAAGCCGCGTTATTGTCAGACGAATGATGCCACGGGCAGGCTGGTTTTTCTATACAATCATAACGTCTATTTTAGCGGTGATTATGGATTTAATGATTGATCCTGTTGCCTACGTTATCAAAGAATACTGGATATGGAGTGGAACAGGGGGTTATTATGGCATTCCGCTTCAAAACTTTTTCGGCTGGTTTTTCGTCTCAGCCGTGATTCAAACGGTACTATACGCCGTACTAAAAAAACGGTCGTCTGTTCATTCGGAAACGTGGGAAAAGAGAATGGTCGTGCTATATATCTTAATTGTCAGCATGTTCGGCTTCATCTCGTTAATGGAAGGGTTATATATGGCCCTACTAGTCACAGGGATTCCACTTCTCGTGATGATGAGCTTGTATGCGAAAGGAGTGAGACAGATTGATTTATCCGAAAAAGAGTCCATTCTTTGA